Proteins from one uncultured Anaeromusa sp. genomic window:
- a CDS encoding clostripain-related cysteine peptidase produces MTYSMKKPSVFKMALALVLSFFLMFTVVGSRAAAAYQSTDTWTIYWYVCGTDLESKSGAASADIQELLQVQLPANVRVLIQTGGAVEWHTPAIPAGAVGRYLYDKDGIHTLQELPDADMGSPDTLADFLRYGAKNYPADHRVCILWDHGGGSAAGVCYDERTKRSLSLNDLRAAFEAAAAPDHENPPFELIGFDACLMATADVVHDLHGLTRYMVASEEIEPGNGWDYTGWVGALARDPSMNGAALGKEICDTYLAGCEAYGTADAATLSVVDMRGLPKLREAYEAFGTAALRQAEKNPQTFFAAFSRAAGSAVNYGGNTREQGYANMVDLGSLSQHAHRLLPSVADALQQAVQESVVYKVSGPYRRESSGLSGYYSYNGDADHFMAYAEQAAPLLPVKCLYYGLIFGKMPPQAAPYLQGAAVGEATPITQPEERKKIFDVSQLEDTPVDIDKDGNAFVKLSAAQMENLASVHCQLVFRSKEDDVLLYLGSDADINADWETGVFKDNFQGNWPMLDGHPVYIEITYEGDGYNLYSVPIKLNGKEGNLQVVYTFDDQAYHILGVRRGIEANGMADKELTPLKAGDTVTTLHYAMKLSGGEEEFQQFEVDTFTLGAQPQIADEAMGDGVYGYCFEFVDPQNKSALSRVVTYTIKNGKIVTSVETNN; encoded by the coding sequence GTGACGTATTCCATGAAAAAACCATCAGTTTTCAAAATGGCCCTAGCATTGGTGCTGAGCTTTTTTCTTATGTTTACCGTTGTGGGCAGTCGGGCGGCGGCTGCGTATCAGTCTACCGATACGTGGACGATCTACTGGTATGTTTGCGGCACCGATCTAGAGAGCAAAAGCGGCGCGGCTTCCGCGGATATACAGGAGCTGTTGCAGGTGCAGCTGCCTGCCAATGTGCGGGTGCTTATTCAGACAGGAGGCGCTGTAGAGTGGCACACGCCAGCTATCCCTGCCGGGGCGGTGGGCCGGTATCTTTATGATAAGGACGGGATTCACACGCTGCAGGAACTGCCGGACGCCGATATGGGTTCGCCGGATACGCTGGCTGATTTTCTGCGTTATGGCGCGAAAAACTATCCGGCGGATCACCGCGTCTGCATTCTCTGGGATCATGGCGGCGGCAGCGCGGCCGGCGTCTGCTATGACGAGCGGACGAAGCGGTCTTTGAGTCTTAATGATTTGCGGGCGGCTTTTGAAGCGGCGGCTGCGCCGGACCATGAGAATCCGCCGTTTGAGCTGATTGGCTTTGACGCTTGCCTCATGGCGACAGCGGATGTGGTGCATGATCTTCACGGCCTTACACGTTATATGGTGGCCTCCGAGGAGATTGAACCAGGCAACGGCTGGGATTATACGGGCTGGGTCGGTGCGCTGGCGCGGGATCCGTCTATGAACGGCGCGGCCTTGGGCAAGGAGATCTGCGATACGTATCTTGCTGGCTGTGAAGCGTACGGTACTGCCGATGCGGCTACCTTGTCGGTGGTCGATATGCGCGGGCTGCCGAAGCTGCGCGAAGCGTACGAGGCGTTTGGCACGGCGGCGCTGCGACAGGCGGAGAAGAACCCGCAGACTTTCTTTGCCGCTTTTTCGCGGGCGGCGGGAAGCGCGGTAAACTATGGCGGCAATACCCGCGAGCAAGGCTATGCGAATATGGTGGATTTAGGGAGTCTTTCGCAGCATGCACACCGCCTGTTGCCAAGTGTTGCAGATGCTTTGCAGCAAGCGGTGCAAGAAAGCGTAGTGTATAAAGTAAGCGGGCCGTATCGCCGGGAAAGCAGCGGTCTTTCGGGCTATTATTCCTACAATGGCGACGCGGATCATTTTATGGCCTACGCCGAGCAGGCGGCGCCGCTCTTGCCTGTGAAGTGCCTCTACTATGGTCTGATTTTCGGGAAGATGCCGCCCCAGGCTGCGCCGTATTTGCAGGGGGCCGCTGTTGGCGAGGCGACACCTATCACGCAGCCGGAGGAACGGAAAAAAATCTTTGATGTAAGTCAACTGGAGGATACACCGGTAGATATCGACAAAGACGGCAACGCTTTTGTGAAACTGTCTGCGGCGCAGATGGAGAATCTGGCGTCCGTGCATTGCCAGCTTGTTTTTCGGAGCAAGGAAGATGATGTGCTTCTTTATTTAGGCAGTGACGCCGACATCAATGCGGATTGGGAAACAGGCGTCTTCAAAGACAATTTCCAGGGGAACTGGCCCATGCTTGACGGTCATCCTGTCTATATTGAAATCACCTATGAAGGGGACGGGTACAATCTGTATTCCGTTCCGATCAAGCTCAACGGGAAAGAAGGAAATTTGCAGGTGGTGTATACGTTCGACGACCAAGCTTATCATATCTTGGGCGTGCGGCGGGGGATTGAGGCGAACGGGATGGCGGACAAGGAGCTTACGCCTCTTAAAGCAGGGGATACAGTGACTACGCTGCACTACGCCATGAAGCTGAGCGGCGGTGAGGAAGAGTTCCAACAGTTTGAGGTGGATACATTCACCCTTGGGGCGCAGCCGCAGATCGCGGACGAGGCGATGGGAGACGGCGTCTACGGGTATTGCTTTGAGTTTGTGGACCCGCAAAACAAGAGCGCTCTTTCCCGGGTTGTCACGTATACCATTAAAAACGGTAAAATTGTTACGAGCGTTGAAACGAACAATTGA
- a CDS encoding ShlB/FhaC/HecB family hemolysin secretion/activation protein: MKLTGKKQAVALAALVAAVLGLPWAAEAAPLEGKENTTTPGGLKEHLLPPQETPKPKIEVEQAAVQPGPADATKIHIAHIRVTGQELFGDAELQPLLQEAYGKELTLAELEHYARQVSQYFHSKGYLVARTILPPQSIEEGQVEMQVLVGRYGKIRVDNQSRFHTASAEGLLQGLRPGAYIREKELERALLLLSDTAGVQSAASLTAGEEPGTADLVVRLTDGPRSNGQLYTDNHGSRYTGKNRLGLNWNFLNVSGQGDSAGAGVILGEDRTDYNLSYQRPLGASGAKWGLSYARQTYSLGDAFANLNADGVSDTWSLFASYPMVRSRDYNLNGRFGYDHKKLEDRIGYAGTNNRKKADVWNLGLSGDSRDSFGGGGYNSFSLSLAYGHLSLDSEDAVTNDAEAHTAGNYTKGNLNLYRVQNVNSRLALHLSLAAQAASKNLDSSEKMSLGGPSGVRAYPVNEACGDSGYVATGELRWNLPNPTLQLAAYVDQGHVNANKSPWAGAGVNGRTLSGAGLGLIFSRSGDYALRLDYAWKLSSEDAVAAPDSKERIWIQAVKYF, encoded by the coding sequence ATGAAGCTGACAGGAAAAAAACAAGCCGTCGCTTTGGCGGCTTTAGTGGCGGCGGTGTTAGGACTGCCGTGGGCGGCGGAGGCGGCGCCGCTGGAAGGTAAGGAGAATACAACGACGCCGGGCGGCTTGAAGGAGCATTTGCTGCCGCCCCAGGAGACGCCGAAGCCAAAGATTGAGGTGGAGCAGGCAGCAGTGCAGCCGGGGCCTGCGGACGCAACGAAGATTCATATAGCGCACATTCGCGTGACCGGGCAGGAGCTGTTCGGCGACGCAGAGCTGCAGCCGCTGCTGCAGGAGGCGTACGGCAAGGAGCTGACCCTGGCGGAGCTGGAGCATTATGCGCGGCAGGTGAGCCAGTATTTTCACAGCAAGGGGTACTTGGTGGCGCGGACCATTTTGCCGCCGCAGTCCATTGAAGAGGGCCAGGTGGAGATGCAGGTGCTGGTAGGGCGCTACGGCAAGATCCGCGTAGATAATCAGTCGCGCTTTCATACGGCCAGCGCCGAAGGCTTGCTGCAAGGGCTGCGGCCAGGGGCGTACATACGAGAAAAAGAATTAGAGCGGGCGCTGCTGCTGCTCAGCGATACAGCGGGCGTGCAGAGCGCGGCCAGCTTGACCGCAGGCGAGGAACCGGGCACGGCGGACTTGGTGGTGCGTTTAACCGACGGGCCGCGCAGCAATGGTCAGCTGTACACGGACAATCACGGCAGCCGCTATACCGGTAAGAACCGCCTGGGTCTTAATTGGAACTTTTTGAATGTCAGCGGCCAGGGAGACAGCGCGGGAGCTGGCGTGATTCTGGGAGAAGATCGTACCGACTACAACCTGTCCTATCAGCGGCCGCTGGGTGCTTCCGGCGCGAAATGGGGCCTTTCCTACGCGCGCCAGACCTATTCCTTAGGAGACGCCTTCGCTAATTTGAACGCCGACGGCGTTTCCGATACGTGGAGCCTTTTTGCCAGCTATCCGATGGTGCGTTCGCGGGACTACAATCTCAACGGACGGTTCGGCTACGACCATAAGAAGCTGGAGGATCGCATCGGCTATGCGGGTACGAACAACCGCAAAAAAGCCGATGTGTGGAATCTGGGCCTTAGCGGCGACAGCCGCGATTCCTTCGGAGGCGGCGGCTACAACAGCTTTTCCTTGAGCTTGGCTTACGGGCATTTGAGCCTGGATTCGGAGGATGCCGTTACCAACGACGCCGAGGCGCATACGGCGGGGAATTATACCAAGGGAAACCTGAATTTGTACCGGGTGCAAAACGTCAATTCTCGTTTAGCCTTGCATTTGTCTTTGGCGGCCCAGGCGGCCAGCAAGAATCTGGATTCGTCCGAGAAGATGTCCCTAGGGGGACCGAGCGGCGTACGAGCGTATCCGGTGAACGAGGCTTGCGGCGACAGCGGCTATGTAGCGACCGGGGAGCTGCGCTGGAATTTGCCGAATCCGACGCTGCAGCTGGCGGCGTATGTGGATCAAGGCCATGTGAATGCCAATAAGAGCCCTTGGGCCGGGGCGGGCGTGAATGGGAGAACGTTGTCCGGGGCCGGTCTGGGTCTTATTTTCAGCCGCTCTGGAGACTATGCCCTGCGGTTGGATTATGCGTGGAAGCTGAGCTCGGAGGACGCCGTGGCGGCACCGGACAGCAAGGAGCGTATCTGGATTCAGGCAGTTAAGTACTTCTAA
- a CDS encoding filamentous hemagglutinin N-terminal domain-containing protein — protein MQRKWKRNWRKEALRKVYAGFLAGALLLGGYSTALAAPQGGAVAAGSATISQNGALTTINQASQKAIINWNSFNIAKGETVRFNQPGASSIALNRVTGNNASAIYGTLSANGQVFLVNPNGVLFAKGAQVNVGGLAASTLGISDKDFLSGNYQFSGDSAKSVVNQGELSAAAKGYIALLGANAVNEGVIVAKEGTAALGAGSKVNLDFTGDGLLQLSVDKEAVAALASNKGLIQADGGLVVMNAKSADALAGTVVNNSGVIEAKSVSTKNGVIRLEGGTNGAVVNSGSLNASGLAAGQTGGTVKVLGDKVSLSSTSVLNASGDAGGGTILAGGNYQGSGTEQRAKETTVAAGASLKADAVTNGSGGTVVVWADKNTTFGGAISAKGGSQSGDGGKVETSGKQKLKVADTAKVDTTAAKGKTGSWLLDPKDFTIGTNENDGDITNTSLQNLLSSSEVTITTNADGWQISSPGASFNPNDSYAGAANGDINILAPLTWSKNKLTLSAYRNINIKSTLSATGTSSLDMTSGTKGTLGVDGTIDYGLTASGFTGKVNFDRSGSGFFAINGSGYNVINSRADLQALQTGNSSVRYYLGADLAASAAVFTPVGSSAQNSFRGVFDGGGHSISNLNINQAGLKNTGLFGYTDEAIIANLGMTGGSVTGTEMVGGLVGYLDGSIKNCYNTGSIIANATSEVVEAYAGGIVGFNNGNIANCYNTGSVTVSGASKTLSAGGLVGFMRDYTNIKDSYNTGSITVISASGTETTYAGGLTGYLRDYNSITNSYNMGSVTATNTSGTETTYVGGLVGYMYAGNPGVTNSYNTGDVTATGISKINYIGGVAGVNKAPKNGITNSYNTGSVIAANSSGTETGYVGGIAGYNSGIIKNSYSTGKVTNSGESATIYNGGLVGFLQNIGTINNSYWDTTLSGISDLSKGVGNVPNATGVTGLTTAQMREDSRYSTWDTELTNPTTSAWYLNGGQTAPLLRSFLTSLTVSADSQSKVYDGNATAPLNHVTAYDASKVDGTLSWNGKDVGSHGLTGLYTTSQQGYLISYDNAAKLTITPATLYYTATPASVVQGSALPTLSGTITGLKGSDALGTVTAGTATWSTTATHTSPVGQYSITGDGVTVLSNNYKAVLEQAAANATALTIQTQPAPTPNPDPTPTPTPTPTPTPTPTPTPTPTPTPTPEPTPTPTPTPDPTPTPTPVPPQTTAATYTSVMQGVHQTAANSGIGGTGLGGGIVSAGFSGSAGASETGSANAAQPAGSTAKAEGGAATPVSAAQPTRLVGADGAAGRSIQTSGSVITLSRNAVVQINLEPVHHEVAVYRNTGAGAQLLSTYQLDGNHSTLSLRDPSPGAAVPAAAPAPAQSGALRESTVFQLLTARGEAAVFSLTLQGRQALISAVNPAAEGLVDQNQIQTVAAAALAAGQDQLAMDLNTVGEVIVQ, from the coding sequence ATGCAACGGAAGTGGAAGCGGAATTGGCGCAAAGAAGCGCTGCGGAAGGTTTACGCAGGATTTTTGGCAGGGGCGCTGCTTTTGGGCGGGTACAGCACCGCGTTGGCTGCGCCGCAAGGAGGCGCGGTTGCGGCGGGAAGCGCTACGATCAGCCAGAACGGGGCGCTCACGACGATTAACCAGGCCAGCCAAAAAGCAATCATCAATTGGAACAGCTTTAACATTGCCAAAGGGGAGACGGTGCGCTTTAATCAGCCTGGAGCGTCTTCCATCGCCTTAAACCGCGTTACCGGCAACAACGCCAGCGCCATTTACGGCACCTTGTCCGCCAACGGCCAGGTGTTCTTGGTCAACCCTAACGGCGTGCTTTTTGCCAAAGGGGCGCAGGTGAACGTCGGGGGCCTGGCGGCTTCAACGTTAGGTATTTCAGATAAGGACTTTTTAAGCGGCAATTACCAGTTCAGCGGCGACAGCGCCAAAAGCGTCGTTAACCAGGGCGAGCTGTCCGCTGCCGCCAAGGGCTACATAGCGCTTCTGGGGGCGAACGCTGTCAATGAAGGGGTCATTGTCGCCAAAGAAGGGACCGCCGCTTTAGGAGCAGGGAGCAAGGTGAACCTCGACTTTACCGGCGACGGTCTGCTTCAGCTGTCCGTAGACAAAGAGGCCGTGGCTGCGTTGGCGAGCAATAAAGGGCTCATCCAGGCCGACGGCGGCCTGGTGGTGATGAACGCCAAGTCTGCCGACGCCTTGGCGGGAACGGTGGTTAACAACAGCGGCGTTATCGAAGCGAAAAGCGTCAGCACGAAAAACGGCGTCATCCGCCTTGAGGGCGGTACGAATGGCGCGGTGGTCAACAGCGGCAGCCTCAACGCCTCCGGCCTGGCGGCGGGCCAGACTGGCGGCACCGTGAAGGTGCTGGGGGACAAGGTATCCTTGAGCAGTACGTCGGTGCTGAACGCCTCCGGCGATGCTGGCGGCGGCACCATTCTCGCGGGCGGCAATTACCAGGGCAGCGGCACGGAGCAGCGGGCCAAGGAAACCACTGTTGCTGCGGGCGCGTCTCTTAAGGCCGATGCCGTGACCAACGGCAGCGGCGGCACCGTGGTCGTCTGGGCCGACAAAAATACCACCTTCGGCGGCGCCATTTCCGCCAAGGGTGGCAGCCAAAGCGGCGACGGGGGTAAAGTGGAAACCTCGGGCAAGCAGAAGCTGAAAGTCGCTGATACGGCGAAAGTCGACACCACTGCCGCCAAGGGGAAAACCGGCAGCTGGCTGTTGGATCCGAAGGATTTCACCATTGGCACGAATGAAAATGACGGCGACATTACGAACACCTCCTTGCAAAACTTGCTGAGCTCCAGCGAGGTGACGATTACCACAAATGCTGATGGGTGGCAGATTAGTTCCCCTGGTGCAAGTTTTAATCCTAATGATAGTTATGCTGGGGCTGCCAACGGCGACATCAACATCCTCGCGCCGTTGACCTGGAGCAAAAATAAGCTGACCCTGTCGGCGTACCGCAACATCAATATCAAGTCTACTCTTTCCGCTACCGGCACGTCCAGCCTGGATATGACCAGCGGCACGAAAGGGACGCTTGGCGTTGATGGTACTATCGACTACGGCCTGACCGCGTCCGGCTTTACGGGTAAAGTGAATTTTGATCGTTCGGGCAGCGGCTTTTTTGCCATCAATGGCAGCGGCTACAACGTCATCAACAGCCGGGCTGATTTGCAGGCCCTCCAAACCGGAAATAGCAGCGTTAGGTACTATCTGGGCGCTGACCTCGCCGCTAGCGCAGCGGTTTTCACGCCCGTCGGTAGCTCTGCTCAAAATTCATTTAGAGGAGTATTTGATGGCGGCGGTCATTCCATCAGTAATCTGAACATCAACCAGGCGGGGCTTAAGAATACCGGCTTGTTTGGCTATACCGATGAGGCGATAATCGCCAATTTGGGGATGACGGGAGGAAGCGTCACTGGTACTGAGATGGTCGGCGGCCTGGTAGGGTACCTGGATGGCAGCATTAAGAACTGCTACAATACGGGCAGTATTATCGCTAATGCTACAAGCGAAGTCGTAGAAGCCTACGCCGGCGGAATTGTGGGGTTCAATAATGGCAATATTGCAAACTGCTACAATACGGGCAGCGTTACTGTCTCTGGCGCAAGCAAGACACTCAGTGCCGGAGGTCTGGTAGGGTTCATGCGAGATTACACCAACATCAAGGACAGCTATAACACGGGTAGCATTACCGTCATCAGTGCAAGCGGAACCGAAACCACCTATGCCGGCGGTTTGACGGGGTATTTACGGGACTACAACAGCATCACAAATAGCTACAATATGGGCAGTGTTACCGCCACTAATACAAGCGGAACCGAAACTACCTATGTTGGTGGGCTGGTGGGGTATATGTATGCAGGTAACCCTGGTGTCACGAACAGCTATAATACGGGAGACGTCACTGCTACCGGCATAAGCAAAATCAACTATATCGGCGGCGTGGCGGGGGTCAATAAAGCTCCCAAAAATGGTATCACGAATAGCTATAATACGGGCAGTGTTATAGCCGCAAATTCAAGCGGAACCGAAACCGGCTATGTCGGCGGCATAGCTGGATACAATAGCGGCATAATCAAGAACAGCTATAGTACAGGCAAAGTCACCAATTCTGGTGAAAGCGCAACTATTTATAACGGCGGGCTAGTAGGATTTCTTCAAAACATAGGCACTATTAATAACAGCTACTGGGATACCACATTGAGCGGAATTAGCGATCTTTCTAAGGGCGTTGGCAATGTGCCGAACGCAACTGGCGTGACCGGCCTGACTACGGCGCAGATGAGGGAAGACAGCCGTTACAGCACTTGGGATACGGAACTTACGAATCCGACTACGTCTGCTTGGTACCTTAACGGCGGGCAGACAGCGCCGCTCTTGCGGAGCTTCCTGACGTCCCTGACCGTCTCGGCGGATTCGCAGTCAAAAGTCTACGACGGCAACGCCACGGCGCCGCTGAATCATGTCACCGCTTACGACGCTTCTAAAGTGGACGGCACTCTGTCCTGGAACGGCAAGGATGTGGGCAGCCATGGCTTGACCGGACTTTATACCACCAGCCAGCAGGGGTATTTGATTAGTTATGACAATGCTGCTAAATTGACTATCACTCCAGCGACGCTGTACTATACAGCCACGCCAGCCAGCGTTGTGCAAGGAAGCGCCTTGCCGACGTTGAGCGGCACGATTACAGGCCTTAAGGGCAGCGATGCCTTAGGGACGGTCACAGCTGGCACGGCGACTTGGTCTACTACGGCTACCCATACCAGCCCTGTGGGGCAGTACTCCATTACTGGCGACGGTGTGACTGTTTTAAGCAATAACTATAAGGCTGTTTTAGAACAGGCTGCGGCGAACGCGACGGCTTTGACCATTCAGACGCAGCCTGCACCCACCCCGAATCCCGACCCGACGCCTACCCCTACACCTACTCCGACGCCAACTCCCACACCGACTCCCACACCGACTCCGACACCTACGCCTACGCCGGAGCCAACCCCAACGCCAACTCCCACGCCCGATCCTACCCCAACACCTACACCGGTGCCGCCGCAGACTACAGCGGCGACCTATACTTCGGTGATGCAGGGCGTGCATCAGACAGCAGCTAACAGCGGCATCGGCGGCACTGGGCTTGGAGGCGGCATTGTCTCTGCAGGCTTTAGCGGCAGCGCAGGGGCGTCGGAAACTGGTTCGGCAAACGCAGCCCAGCCTGCTGGCTCAACTGCCAAAGCGGAGGGCGGCGCGGCTACACCAGTTAGCGCGGCCCAGCCTACCCGCCTGGTAGGCGCGGACGGAGCTGCGGGACGCAGCATCCAGACGAGCGGCTCGGTCATCACCCTTAGTCGCAATGCTGTGGTGCAAATCAATTTGGAACCGGTCCATCACGAAGTAGCGGTCTACCGGAACACGGGCGCAGGAGCGCAGCTGTTGTCCACGTACCAGTTGGACGGCAACCATAGCACGCTGTCTTTGCGGGATCCCAGCCCAGGGGCGGCGGTCCCGGCGGCAGCGCCTGCACCAGCACAGAGCGGTGCTTTGCGGGAATCGACCGTGTTCCAGCTGCTTACGGCGAGAGGCGAAGCGGCGGTATTCAGCCTTACTCTGCAGGGAAGGCAGGCTTTGATTTCCGCCGTCAATCCGGCAGCGGAGGGTTTAGTGGACCAGAATCAGATCCAGACGGTTGCCGCGGCGGCACTGGCCGCAGGACAGGACCAACTGGCGATGGACCTGAATACAGTGGGAGAGGTCATCGTGCAGTAA
- the cobI gene encoding precorrin-2 C(20)-methyltransferase, producing MAGCFIGIGVGPGDPKLLTVRAVECIQEADVIIAPRSEKKEDSRALFIAQSYIKAETQIIKMVFPMVNSSEVQQEAWKENRKVLRELMEQGKKVVFLTLGDPMFYSTYMYVFQELKEAGYEVENVPGIPAFCGISNFLGYPVAEGTSVLTIIPATMEEAELDKTLATADNVVLMKAYKNVASLIGKLRTAGFSGVLVSNYGLPDQKVSEWEEVERVGAPYLSTILARRA from the coding sequence ATGGCAGGTTGTTTTATTGGCATTGGCGTAGGTCCCGGGGATCCGAAATTGTTGACCGTTCGGGCGGTAGAGTGCATTCAGGAGGCGGACGTAATTATTGCGCCTCGCTCCGAGAAAAAAGAAGACAGCCGGGCGCTGTTTATTGCGCAGAGCTATATCAAGGCGGAAACGCAGATTATCAAGATGGTATTTCCCATGGTCAACAGCAGCGAAGTGCAGCAGGAAGCCTGGAAGGAAAACCGCAAGGTGCTGCGCGAGCTGATGGAGCAGGGTAAAAAAGTAGTATTTCTTACCCTGGGCGATCCCATGTTTTACAGCACCTATATGTACGTATTCCAGGAATTGAAGGAAGCTGGCTATGAAGTGGAAAATGTTCCTGGCATCCCCGCTTTCTGCGGGATCAGCAACTTCTTGGGCTATCCGGTAGCCGAGGGAACTTCAGTGTTGACGATCATTCCGGCTACCATGGAAGAGGCGGAGCTAGACAAAACCTTGGCTACGGCGGACAATGTGGTGCTGATGAAAGCCTATAAGAATGTAGCTTCCTTAATCGGCAAGCTTCGTACCGCAGGCTTTAGCGGCGTCCTGGTGAGCAACTACGGCCTGCCGGACCAAAAAGTCAGCGAGTGGGAAGAAGTAGAGCGCGTTGGCGCACCGTATCTTTCGACCATCCTGGCGCGCCGGGCGTAG
- a CDS encoding ABC transporter ATP-binding protein, with translation MNMLEAEKLVFSAAGRNIIEDLSLQVPAGDVLAIIGPNGAGKSTLLKMLTGQLTPSAGAVRLQGEAVNSLAPSAMAKVLAYVPQGPQAPPDILVRELVSYGRHPHRAWYMGSRAEDEEAVERALERTGLVDLAKRPVGLLSGGERQRAWLALALAQQPQVLLLDEPTTFLDVCHQFELLDLLRRLNEEDNLTVVLVLHEINHALRYAKRVAVVKDGRLAALGYPWDVVTPDLLRQVFRVQGEVVADSDGRAALLMQGLDRKSEQENRRT, from the coding sequence ATGAATATGCTCGAAGCGGAAAAGCTGGTTTTTTCCGCGGCAGGACGTAACATTATTGAAGATCTTAGTCTGCAGGTTCCCGCAGGAGACGTGCTGGCCATTATCGGCCCTAACGGCGCTGGAAAAAGCACGCTGCTGAAAATGCTTACAGGGCAGTTGACTCCTTCTGCCGGAGCCGTTCGCCTGCAGGGGGAGGCAGTGAACTCCCTGGCGCCTTCGGCGATGGCCAAGGTGCTGGCGTATGTGCCGCAGGGGCCGCAAGCTCCGCCGGACATTCTCGTGCGGGAGCTGGTGTCCTATGGAAGGCATCCGCACCGCGCCTGGTACATGGGCAGCCGCGCCGAAGATGAAGAAGCAGTGGAGCGGGCGCTGGAACGCACAGGTCTAGTGGACTTGGCGAAGCGGCCGGTTGGGCTTTTATCCGGCGGCGAGAGGCAGAGGGCCTGGCTGGCGCTGGCGTTGGCGCAGCAGCCGCAGGTGCTGCTTTTGGATGAGCCGACCACCTTTTTGGATGTGTGCCATCAGTTTGAGCTGCTGGATCTTCTGCGGCGTTTGAACGAGGAAGACAATCTGACGGTGGTGCTGGTGCTGCATGAAATCAACCATGCTCTGCGTTACGCCAAACGGGTGGCTGTCGTCAAAGACGGTCGTCTGGCGGCGCTGGGGTATCCCTGGGATGTGGTGACGCCGGATCTTTTGCGGCAGGTCTTCCGCGTGCAGGGCGAAGTGGTGGCGGACAGCGACGGACGCGCAGCGCTGCTTATGCAGGGGCTGGACAGAAAGAGTGAACAAGAGAACCGGAGAACCTGA
- a CDS encoding iron ABC transporter permease: MRPDAAARRAWRWPLLAFFALLAAGACLLGTVKGAAGLSLPEVWQALLGEGNGGSAQIVRNIRLPRVLTGAAVGMNLALAGTLLQGVLRNSLADPHIIGVSAGAGLTGILILVMFPQAEALLTPAAFVGAIGAAALVYALAWNGGLRPGRVILAGVAVAALFGAGITSLLIFYSDRVHGALAWMAGGLAARTWPHVYMVWPYALVGGLIAMAMAGRLNLLQLGDDVARSLGLAVEKTRLLLIALAALLAASAVSVAGLLGFVGLIVPHAARLLIGSDHRFLLPAAGLLGAATVTFCDTVARTAFAPLELPVGVLMAALGAPFFLYLLRKEL, from the coding sequence ATGCGCCCTGATGCAGCGGCCAGGCGTGCTTGGCGATGGCCGCTCTTAGCCTTTTTTGCGCTGCTGGCGGCGGGGGCTTGTCTGTTGGGAACGGTCAAAGGCGCAGCAGGGCTTTCCCTTCCGGAGGTGTGGCAGGCGCTCCTGGGCGAGGGAAACGGCGGCAGCGCCCAGATTGTGCGCAACATCCGTCTGCCCCGGGTGCTTACTGGTGCGGCGGTGGGAATGAATCTGGCCTTAGCGGGGACGCTGTTGCAAGGAGTGCTGCGCAACAGTCTGGCGGACCCTCACATCATCGGCGTTTCCGCCGGCGCGGGTCTGACAGGCATCTTGATTTTAGTGATGTTTCCGCAGGCGGAGGCATTGTTGACGCCTGCAGCCTTTGTGGGCGCCATCGGCGCGGCGGCGCTGGTCTACGCGCTGGCCTGGAACGGCGGTCTACGTCCCGGACGGGTGATTTTGGCCGGCGTGGCCGTAGCGGCTTTGTTCGGGGCGGGTATTACTTCGCTTTTGATTTTTTACAGCGACCGGGTTCACGGAGCCTTGGCCTGGATGGCCGGGGGGCTGGCCGCGCGGACGTGGCCGCATGTGTACATGGTCTGGCCGTATGCGCTGGTTGGCGGTTTGATAGCCATGGCCATGGCCGGGCGTCTGAACCTGCTGCAGCTGGGCGACGATGTAGCGCGCAGCCTGGGCTTGGCGGTGGAGAAAACGCGGCTGCTGCTGATTGCCCTTGCGGCGCTCTTGGCGGCCAGCGCGGTCAGCGTAGCCGGTTTGCTGGGCTTTGTGGGACTCATCGTGCCGCACGCGGCGCGGCTTTTGATCGGCAGCGACCATCGGTTTTTACTGCCGGCGGCAGGCCTTTTGGGAGCGGCTACGGTGACCTTTTGCGACACCGTCGCGCGAACGGCTTTTGCGCCGTTAGAGCTTCCGGTAGGCGTACTGATGGCGGCCTTAGGAGCGCCCTTCTTCCTCTATCTTCTGCGAAAGGAACTGTGA